In Candidatus Hinthialibacter antarcticus, the DNA window CTCAGGCAGCTCGTCCATCTCGCCTCGGGCAATTTTGCCAAACGCTTCGATGGAGTCAGCGACTTTAACGTAACGGCCTTCGCGTCCAGTGAACTGCTCCGCAACAAAGAACGGCTGCGACAAAAAGCGCTGAATTTTGCGCGCGCGCTGCACGGAAATCTTATCTTCGTCTGAAAGTTCATCCATACCGAGAATCGCGATGATGTCCTGCAAATCTTTATACCGTTGCAAGACCTCTTGTACGTCGCGGGCGGTGTTGTAATGGTCTTCGCCGAGAATGCGCGGGTCCATGATTCGCGAGGTCGAGTCAAGCGGATCGACCGCCGGGTAAATGCCCAGTTCCGCGATTTGACGCGAAAGAACCGACGTCGCGTCCAGGTGAGAAAAGGCCGCCGCAGGAGCCGGATCGGTCAAGTCATCGGCAGGGACGTAAATCGCCTGGACGGAAGTGATCGAACCTTTTTTGGTCGAGGTAATACGCTCTTGCAAGGCGCCCATTTCGGTACTCAGCGTCGGCTGATAACCAACGGCGGAAGGCATACGTCCGAGGAGAGCGGACACTTCAGAACCCGCTTGCGTAAAGCGGAAGATGTTATCAATAAAGAGCAACACGTCCTGACCGCGGTCGTCGCGGAAATATTCGGCCATCGTCAACGCAGAAAGCGCAACCCGCTGACGCGCTCCAGGCGGTTCATTCATCTGGCCGAAGACCAACGCGGTACGGTCAATAACGCCGGACTCATTCATTTCGAGCCACAAGTCATTTCCTTCGCGGGTACGTTCGCCCACGCCGCCGAACACCGACACGCCGCCGTGTTCCGCCGCGATATTACGGATGAGTTCCATGATAACGACGGTCTTGCCAACGCCCGCGCCGCCGAAGAGGCCGACTTTTCCACCTTTGGAATAGGGAGCAAGCAAGTCAATAACTTTGATGCCCGTTTCAAAAATTTCCGCGACGGGAACTTGCTCTTCAAATGAAGGGGCCGCGCGGTGAATGGGGTGGCGGTTTTCAACGTCAGCAACATCGCCCTTGCCGTCAATCGGGTTGCCGAGCAGGTTAAACATGCGCCCCAGCACCTGATCGCCCACCGGTACGGAAATCGGCTTGCCAGTATCCGTCACCTTCATGCCGCGAACCAAGCCGTCCGTCGACGCCATCGCTACGCACCGCACCATGTTGTTGCCGGTGTGCTGCGCCACTTCGACGGTCAAATGGATGCCTCTTTCTTCGTCTTCAATCAGAAGAGCGTTGAGCATATTGGGCAGATGATCGGGGTGGAATTCAACGTCCACTGTGGGGCCAATCACCTGGCGGACTTCTCCGACGTTCGACATTGTGTTGCCTCTCTTTTTATTCCCGCCGCGCGGGATGCTTCGTTTCAATCTCTCCCCAAAAGGAGAGAACCGGGTGTTCGTTTAGCCAGACAGCGCGTTGGCGCCGCTAACGATTTCGAGAATTTCCGTCGTGATTGAGGTCTGTCGCGCCTTGTTCATGTCAAGCGTCAGCGTGTCAATCAATTCACGGCAGTTGGTATTCGCCGCCGCCATCGCCATCATGCGCGCCTGGTGTTCAGCGGCGAATGCGTCCACGAACGTGAACAATAATTTCGTTTCGAGAAACTTCGGCAGCAATTGTTTCAACAGCGTTAGCGGGTCCGGTTCAAAAATATAATCAATCGGGGCCGACGCGCCGCCGCTGCTTGGAGCCAGTTCATCCTGCTTGAGCGGCAACAGTAGTTCATGATGAGGCCGATAATTCATCGCGCTGATCGCACGGTTGCAAACCAATTCGACTGCGTCATATTCGCCGCTCAAAAACAGGTCGCGCAGCTCGCGGGCAATTTCAAGAACCCGGGGAACGTCTACATTACCGCTAAAATCTTCATACGACTTGCAAATAGGAAACCCTTGTCGACGAATGGCGCTGGCGGCGCGTTTACCTACAATATAGAATGTTCCGTTTTCGACGGCTTTCGCCCTGTCGATTGCGTATCGAGAAATTGTGTTGTTGAAAGCGCCGCACAGCCCGCGGTCAGATGAAAACACAACCATCAAGCGCTTTTTGACTTCACGGTTTTCTAAGAGCGGCTGCCCTTCCGAACCGACAGAGTTGACCAGATTGGCGACCAACTGCTGTAAGCGCTCAACATACGGACGCGCCTTATCACGGCGTTCGTGAGTGCGGCGCATCTTGGATGCGGCGACCGAACGCATGGCGCGGGTAATCAGTTGTGTGTTCTTCACCGTACGGATGCGGCGGCGAAGGTCTTTTAACGACGGCATTGTTCGTATCCCGTCCTAGAATTTACGCTGTTTGAAACTGCTCTTTATACTTTGTGATTGCTTCGTTTAACTTTTCGACCGCATCATCATCCACAATTTTCTTTTCTTCAATCGAATGGATGACGTCGCCGTAACCCTTCTCAACAAACGCAAACAAGCCTTCTTCAAACTTGCGCACGTCATGCGTATCGAGAGAATCTAAGAAACCGTGGGCGCCCGCAAAAATAATGACGACTTGCTGGGCAAGCGTCTTAGGCGCGTATTGGTTTTGTTTGAGCAACTCAGTCATGCGCTCGCCGCGAATCAGCTGGGCCTGGGTCGCCTTATCAAGGTCAGA includes these proteins:
- the atpD gene encoding F0F1 ATP synthase subunit beta, which codes for MSNVGEVRQVIGPTVDVEFHPDHLPNMLNALLIEDEERGIHLTVEVAQHTGNNMVRCVAMASTDGLVRGMKVTDTGKPISVPVGDQVLGRMFNLLGNPIDGKGDVADVENRHPIHRAAPSFEEQVPVAEIFETGIKVIDLLAPYSKGGKVGLFGGAGVGKTVVIMELIRNIAAEHGGVSVFGGVGERTREGNDLWLEMNESGVIDRTALVFGQMNEPPGARQRVALSALTMAEYFRDDRGQDVLLFIDNIFRFTQAGSEVSALLGRMPSAVGYQPTLSTEMGALQERITSTKKGSITSVQAIYVPADDLTDPAPAAAFSHLDATSVLSRQIAELGIYPAVDPLDSTSRIMDPRILGEDHYNTARDVQEVLQRYKDLQDIIAILGMDELSDEDKISVQRARKIQRFLSQPFFVAEQFTGREGRYVKVADSIEAFGKIARGEMDELPEQAFYMCGTLDEVVDNAKKMAAA
- the atpG gene encoding ATP synthase F1 subunit gamma — encoded protein: MPSLKDLRRRIRTVKNTQLITRAMRSVAASKMRRTHERRDKARPYVERLQQLVANLVNSVGSEGQPLLENREVKKRLMVVFSSDRGLCGAFNNTISRYAIDRAKAVENGTFYIVGKRAASAIRRQGFPICKSYEDFSGNVDVPRVLEIARELRDLFLSGEYDAVELVCNRAISAMNYRPHHELLLPLKQDELAPSSGGASAPIDYIFEPDPLTLLKQLLPKFLETKLLFTFVDAFAAEHQARMMAMAAANTNCRELIDTLTLDMNKARQTSITTEILEIVSGANALSG